Proteins from a single region of Synchiropus splendidus isolate RoL2022-P1 chromosome 3, RoL_Sspl_1.0, whole genome shotgun sequence:
- the LOC128756376 gene encoding microtubule-associated protein 4 isoform X9, with the protein MSFLSDQKSGSPFSDYSELCKVAATVPAPSWDWQHPSGMDMDSPRGLIVGGGPMTSTVLTDEDKLCFFEQPGRTNVDVELKVPGSVGGIPGSTSLGNASLGSAGESPDSPLSSSPSPSPASPGRLASVLGCAAPTKVSLPMVTGSSGGHVKLPPPMDTVAPLSTTAAHLGPSPLDKDTPIVSWSNSSFAESSPKVAMPQVAPNHCPIAVTHTNPFSKGDMTLAGGTTTLGQPELSEGSSKDNSDEEMEDEELEPCFMGRAEQQRKAMRRAMSDCSHLSVPTSLDLPDKYPGGDGVGMDYLASPLSSQRRSPNAMKRSLTVAEDQSPTPPPTLSAAGTTHIDLRQTSPEPRLGLAQFLPLKDSNTCSPHSPLESPVGDFKLEKELGGIVLPVPLSPKGFHYLSSVSEQFGDPGNKSDAFREASVGENAGFGDNDNKFGSSEGDSRRSLALGACSSLGLNSTNPFITVDEQKDQKSTPSKTEEKLDEQKPNLFGKPEDKSVKVEFSADTTPVKMEKEQSSTAEMDKKNESIERDKGDEKVKEEDVKEKPMEKVKEGSVKEKEKVMEKAEVKVTEQEKVKENEKTEKVKEVRKVEQPAPVVAESKKVETAEKEEKVEVKKEKPLVENQVEDKSTEKKCVEEQKRTCDTVKSMEQKSTPVKLDTSFDQGDQEKTADVAVPVAQHVAGPKKENGSEKVTGQEKVEKSSEKPVETVSEKQVVKSSEKPVATSSEKLVEKSSEKLVEKSSEKPEEKVSKKIEPEEKGKVEKKSTAPKEDKKEKVAKADTSAKKAKPATNGSSTATSKDVADKKAKPATGAAKLSAATKTRPSAATANGSTAAAPAKRPTSSTTTTTSISDRKSATLKAPSTTTAATKRPSTTPTSRPSSTAATREVKPKPTTEKRPLVPKATTVTSSQNSAAKNGTTAASKTSTSARTTASARPASTATKKPLASKTDGKPGEEKKTGTLRASAADASKPKTTTTAARSSTSTTTTTRTRPVAAKPSTPSSTTGPEKKPTVPRTSRTSTTSSTTLTTSKTTTRPGTAPDIRNVRSKIGSTDNIKHQPGGGKVSAALHSRGVASKDTTQGKVQIVSKKLDFSHVSARLGSKDNMKHVPGGGNVQILNKKVDLSKVTSKCGSKDNIKHKPGGGDVKIESRKVNFKDKAQSKVGSMDNVSHSPGGGNVKAEGSQETTQGEGTPSSGTPAPGSEPGQVGNSPAQENGLKEGIACESEGLKESQVLDSCIPETSI; encoded by the exons ATGTCTTTTCTTTCTGATCAGAAGTCTGGCTCTCCTTTCTCTGACTACAGCGAGCTTTGTAAGGTAGCAGCTACTGTGCCAGCCCCCAGCTGGGATTGGCAACATCCCTCGGGCATGGACATGGACTCCCCGAGGGGCCTCATAGTAGGTGGTGGACCTATGACCTCAACTGTTCTTACTGATGAAGACAAACTTTGCTTTTTTGAACAACCTGGTAGGACCAACGTGGATGTAGAACTGAAGGTGCCAGGAAGTGTTGGAGGCATCCCTGGAAGCACATCACTGGGAAATGCATCACTTGGGAGTGCAGGAGAGAGCCCTGACAGCCCTCTGTCATCCTCCCCTTCACCCTCCCCAGCCTCCCCAGGCAGACTTGCATCTGTGTTGGGATGTGCTGCCCCCACAAAAGTCTCCCTACCAATGGTGACAGGATCCTCAGGTGGGCATGTGAAGTTGCCTCCCCCTATGGATACAGTTGCTCCTCTGTCTACCACAGCTGCCCACTTAGGGCCTTCACCTCTGGATAAGGACACTCCGATTGTTTCATGGAGCAACTCAAGTTTTGCTGAGTCCAGTCCAAAGGTTGCCATGCCTCAAGTGGCCCCAAACCACTGCCCCATTGCAGTTACTCATACCAACCCTTTTTCCAAAGGTGACATGACTCTGGCTGGAGGAACCACAACTCTGGGGCAACCTGAGTTGTCAGAAGGCTCTTCGAAGGACAATAGTGATGAAGAGATGGAAGATGAGGAATTAGAACCATGTTTCATGGGAAGAgctgagcagcagaggaaggcGATGAGACGTGCAATGTCTGATTGTTCCCACCTGTCTGTACCCACCAGTCTTGACCTGCCTGATAAATACCCAGGTGGAGATGGGGTTGGGATGGACTATCTGGCATCACCACTCAGCAGCCAACGCCGCTCACCCAATGCAATGAAGCGCTCCCTGACTGTTGCAGAAGATCAGTCCCCAACCCCACCACCTACCCTTTCTGCAGCTGGTACCACCCACATTGACCTGCGGCAAACTTCCCCTGAACCCCGCCTTGGCCTTGCCCAATTTCTGCCTTTAAAAGACAGCAATACTTGTTCTCCCCACTCACCTTTAGAGTCCCCAGTTGGGGACTTTAAGTTGGAGAAAGAGCTGGGTGGCATTGTTCTTCCAGTCCCACTGAGTCCCAAGGGATTCCATTACTTGAGCTCCGTTTCTGAACAGTTTGGAGATCCTGGCAACAAAAGTGATGCTTTTCGGGAGGCCAGCGTTGGTGAAAATGCTGGATTTGGTGACAATGACAATAAATTCGGCTCATCTGAAGGGGATAGTAGACGCAGTCTTGCACTCGGTGCTTGCTCTTCCCTGGGCTTGAACAGCACTAACCCCTTTATCACTGTAGATG aaCAAAAAGACCAGAAGTCCACGCCAAGTAAGACAGAGGAGAAACTAGATGAACAGAAGCCTAATCTTTTTGGCAAACCAGAAGACAAAAGTGTGAAGGTAGAATTTTCAGCTGACACGACCCCAGTCAAGATGGAGAAAGAACAAAGCAGCACAGCTGAAATGGACAAGAAAAATGAGTCTATTGAGAGAGATAAAGGGGACGAAAAAGTAAAAGAGGAAGATGTGAAGGAAAAACCCATGGAAAAAGTGAAAGAGGGAAgtgtgaaggagaaggagaaagtgATGGAAAAGGCAGAAGTAAAAGTGACCGAGCAggagaaagtgaaagaaaacgAAAAGACAGAGAAAGTGAAGGAAGTGCGCAAGGTAGAGCAGCCAGCTCCTGTTGTAGCTGAGAGTAAAAAAGTGGAAACTGCAGAGAAGGAGGAAAAGGTAGAAGTTAAAAAAGAGAAACCGCTTGTTGAGAACCAAGTGGAGGACAAGTCAACGGAAAAGAAATGTGTTGAGGAGCAGAAGCGCACCTGTGACACTGTGAAAAGCATGGAGCAAAAGTCAACACCTGTCAAACTTGACACCAGTTTTGACCAGGGAGACCAGGAGAAAACAGCTGACGTGGCAGTGCCTGTTGCACAACACGTGGCAGGACCGAAGAAGGAGAATGGATCTGAGAAGGTGACGGGACAAGAGAAGGTGGAGAAATCATCTGAAAAGCCGGTGGAGACAGTTTCTGAAAAGCAGGTCGTGAAATCTTCAGAAAAGCCGGTCGCGACGTCTTCCGAAAAGCTGGTGGAGAAATCTTCCGAAAAGCTGGTTGAGAAGTCTTCAGAAAAGCCGGAGGAGAAAGTGTCAAAGAAGATAGAGCCTGAAGAAAAAGGAAAGGTGGAGAAAAAGAGCACTGCGCCAAAAGAGGACAAGAAGGAAAAGGTGGCAAAGGCTGACACAAGTGCCAAGAAAGCAAAGCCTGCTACCAATGGGAGCAGCACAGCTACGAGCAAGGACGTAGCAGACAAGAAGGCAAAG CCTGCAACCGGAGCGGCCAAGCTGAGCGCTGCTACCAAAACACGGCCAAGCGCCGCAACCGCTAACGGTAGCACAGCCGCAGCTCCAGCTAAACGCCCCACAtcatccaccaccaccactactTCCATCTCAGATAGAAAATCAGCCACACTTAAGGCTCCATCCACAACAACCGCTGCCACAAAGCGGCCGTCCACCACACCTACAAGCCGCCCCTCTTCTACTGCTGCTACACGGGAAGTAAAGCCCAAG CCCACCACTGAGAAACGTCCCCTCGTGCCAAAGGCCACCACTGTCACCTCAAGTCAGAACTCTGCTGCCAAAAATGGAACCACAGCAGCCAGTAAAACCAGCACCTCAGCACGCACAACAGCTTCTGCTCGCCCCGCCTCCACTGCAACAAAAAAGCCGCTGG CCTCCAAAACAGATGGCAAGCCAGGTGAGGAGAAGAAGACTGGCACTCTGAGGGCCTCAGCAG ctgatgCCTCCAAGCCTAAGACCACCACCACTGCAGCCCGCAGCTCCACATCCACAACCACTACCACTCGCACTCGACCTGTAGCAGCCAAGCCCTCCACACCTTCCTCGACGACAGGGCCGGAGAAGAAGCCGACGGTCCCTCGTACATCTCGGACCTCTACCACATCCAGCACCACGCTGACCACGTCCAAGACCACCACACGTCCAGGAACCGCTCCAGACATTCGCAACGTCCGCTCGAAAATAGGCTCCACGGACAACATAAAGCACCAGCCAGGAGGAGGAAAG GTGTCAGCAGCCCTTCACAGCAGGGGCGTGGCCTCCAAAGATACAACCCAGGGCAAA GTTCAGATAGTCTCCAAAAAGCTGGACTTCAGCCACGTCTCTGCTCGCTTGGGCTCCAAGGACAATATGaagcatgttccaggtggagggaAC GTTCAAATCCTCAACAAGAAGGTGGACTTGAGTAAGGTGACGTCCAAGTGCGGTTCCAAGGACAACATCAAGCACAAGCCTG GTGGCGGAGATGTGAAGATAGAGTCTCGCAAAGTCAACTTTAAGGACAAGGCTCAGTCCAAAGTGGGCTCAATGGACAACGTCAGTCATTCACCGGGAGGAGGAAACGTCAAG GCTGAGGGGAGTCAGGAGACAACACAGGGGGAGGGGACTCCCTCGAGTGGTACCCCCGCCCCTGGCTCCGAGCCGGGGCAAGTGGGGAACTCCCCTGCTCAGGAGAATGGGCTGAAGGAGGGGATTGCCTGTGAAAGTGAGGGGCTGAAAGAGTCCCAGGTTCTGGATTCATGCATCCCAGAAACAA GCATCTAA
- the ift74 gene encoding intraflagellar transport protein 74 homolog: MASQRPSSSMGRPMSRSGTVVHSSGRPPTAIRPPPTAIRVGTGMVPGTSGLRGSLSTATQGVLSAPIKVTDRPVTQQGLSGMKTGMKGPQRQILDKSYYLGLLRSKINELTIETSKLHKEIENYNQENSVYLSYERRAEGLASEIRDLQCQLADYNMLVDKLNTSTDMDDMTNDYNSLKAQNDSEAEGIDHIFTERREREEAIRAIEEEVKKERRAADKVVQSMPTAKQEKYFAMTSDNEGLLQSLSVLQEELDVLLTRKEDYEAEMDHSQIKQEMVRLHQTLVTLESKRDALEAEQKNMGTPQQEREKLLKQVKEDNQEIASMERQLTEIRERTGQATEQVRQLEQDCEQAHGESQQKYRELKRREEDIDRFLNSHEEQVGQEQQRMGQSQENIVSLLEHCSRNMLRLRQVDTITASELRNMQEVLVSKETEVVQSESTARGLSSESQRLQQDLEKVQQLEGKISGELSTLKERISTMESELVTYRDLDLLRRSAEDRKKKLQEERVSLSQRQGSFKQLLEELSRQYEEQKTKLQENETHTQLANLERKWQHLEQNNFVMKEFIASKSQESDFASVAKKVQQHVSEYNKSLIDALQSNRS, translated from the exons ATGGCGAGCCAGCGACCGTCTTCCAGTATGGGACGACCCATGAGTCGCAGTGGAACTGTGGTTCATTCAAGTGGAAGACCTCCGACAGCCATCAGGCCTCCTCCTACTGCCATCCGTGTCGGTACCGGG ATGGTTCCAGGAACAAGTGGACTGAGAGGCAGTCTAAGCACCGCCACTCAAGGGGTGCTGTCCGCACCCATTAAAGTGACCGACAGGCCAGTGACCCAGCAAGGGCTCAGTGGGATGAAAACCGGAATGAAAG GTCCTCAAAGGCAGATCTTGGATAAGTCGTATTATTTAGGCCTCCTCAG GAGCAAAATCAACGAGCTGACCATTGAAACCAGCAAGCTGCACAAAGAGATAGAAAACTACAACCAGGAGAACTCTGTCTATCTCTCATACGAGAGAAG AGCAGAAGGTCTGGCCTCAGAGATCAGGGATCTGCAGTGCCAGCTTGCTGACTACAACATG CTGGTGGACAAACTCAACACGAGCACAGACATGGACGACATGACCAACGACTACAACAGT TTGAAAGCTCAGAATGACAGTGAGGCTGAAGGCATCGACCACATCTTCACTGAACGACGGGA ACGAGAGGAGGCCATCAGGGCCATCGAGGAGGAGGTCAAGAAGGAGAGACGCGCCGCCGACAAGGTGGTCCAGTCCATGCCCACGGCCAAGCAGGAGAAGTACTTCGCCATGACCAGCGACAACGAGGGGCTGCTGCAG AGCCTGAGTGTCcttcaggaggagctggacgTCCTGCTCACCAGGAAGGAGGACTATGAAGCG GAGATGGACCACTCCCAGATCAAGCAAGAGATGGTTCGGCTTCACCAGACGCTGGTGACGCTGGAGTCCAAACGTGACGCCCTGGAGGCCGAGCAGAAGAACATGGGCACGCCTCAGCAGGAGCGAGAGAAACTCTTGAAGCAG GTGAAAGAGGACAATCAGGAAATCGCCAGCATGGAGAGACA GCTGACTGAGATCAGAGAACGGACAGGTCAAGCCACGGAGCAGGTccggcagctggagcaggactgCGAACAAGCGCACG GGGAGTCTCAGCAAAAGTACAGAgagctgaagaggagagaggaggacatCGACC GTTTCTTGAACTCTCATGAGGAGCAGGTGggtcaggagcagcagaggatggGCCAGAGTCAGGAGAACATCGTCTCACTCCTGGAGCACTGCAGcagg AACATGCTGCGGCTGCGTCAGGTGGACACCATAACAGCCAGCGAGCTGAGGAACATGCAGGAAGTTCTGGTCAGCAAGGAGACGGAGGTGGTCCAGTCGGAGAGCACGGCCCGTGGCCTCAGCTCTG AGTCTCAGCGGCTCCAGCAGGACCTGGAGAaggtgcagcagctggagggcaAGATTTCCGGGGAGCTGAGCACCCTGAAGGAGCGGATCAGCACCATGGAGTCTGAGCTGGTCACCTACAGAGACCTGGACTTGCTCAGGCGCTCGGCCGAGGACAGGAAAAAG aagctgcaggaggagcgaGTGTCTCTGAGTCAGCGCCAGGGCTCCTTCaaacagctgctggaggagttgAGCCGTCAATACGAAGAGCAGAAGACCAAACTGCAAGAGAATGAGACTCAcacacag CTGGCAAACCTGGAGCGGAAGTGGCAGCACCTGGAACAGAACAACTTTGTCATGAAGGAGT TCATTGCCTCCAAATCTCAGGAGAGCGACTTCGCCTCTGTGGCCAAGAAGGTTCAGCAACATGTGTCGGAGTACAACAAGAGCCTGATCGATGCTCTGCagagcaacaggagctga